A window of Mycolicibacterium holsaticum DSM 44478 = JCM 12374 genomic DNA:
AGGGGACGTGCGCAAACTTCGCCCACATGACGGCGTGTCGGCCGCAAACCCGCACGCCCGCCGGGAAAGGAAAGTCAGCGCGAGGCTTTTTTACGTTCGATGTCGGCCAGCGCCGCGGCCAGTTCGGCGCGCTGGGCCGCAGACGTCTCCCACGCCAGCCGCCGGTTCTTGACGACCTTGGCAGGCGCGCCGACGGCGATGGAGAAGTCCGGCACCTCGCCCTTGACCACGGCGTGCGAACCGAGCACACACCCGCGCCCGACCGTCGTGTTCCGCAGCACGGTGACCTTGGTGGCGATCCAGGTGTCGGGACCGATGCGCACCGGTCCCTTGACGATGCCCTGGTCCTTGATCGGCACGTTGATGTCGTCCATCTTGTGGTCGAAATCACAGATGTACACCCAGTCGGCCATCAGCACCGAGTCGCCGAACTCGATGTCGAGGTAGGTGTTGATGACGTTGTCGCGGCCGAGGACCACCTTGTCACCGAACCGTAGCGAGCCCTCGTGGCAGCGGATGGTGTTCTTGTCGCCGATGTGCACCCACCGGCCGATCTCCATCGTCGACAGCTCCGGGGTGGCCTGGATTTCCACGCCCTTGCCCAGGAACACCATCCCCCTTGTGATGATGTGCGGGTTGGTGAGCTTGAACTTCAACAACCGCCAATAGCGCACCAGGTACCACGGGGTGTAGGCACGATTGGCCAAAACCCAGCGCAGCGACGCCATCGTCAAGAACCTCGCCTGGCGCGGGTCACGCAGCCGCGACCCCCGCCAGCGCTTGTGCAGCGGAGCGCCCCACATGGTCGTCATGGCCGGAAAGCCTACGCGAGGACTTCGGCCTCGAGCGGTTACCCTCACGTGGGCTTGACGAACTCCCAACGAACTCCCAACAGGAAGGAACCGGTGTTGCGGCGATTGACCGTGCTGGCGGCAACGGCGCTGATCACGGCCGCGTTGGCGGGTTGCGGTAACACCGACTCGTGGGTCGAGGCGCACGCCGCCTCGGGCTGGCCGGCGCAGTACGGCGACGCGAGCAACAGCAGCTACACGCCGACGCCCGGCGCCGACAAACTCCGCCTGGAGTGGACCAGGTCGGTCAAGGGCGATCTGCAGTCCGCCGTCGCGCTGGGCACCAACGGTTATCTGGGGGTCAACGCACAGACCCCCGCCGGCTGTTCGCTGATGGTGTGGGAGGCCGACAACAACGCCCGGCAGCGCTGGTGCACCAGGCTGGTGCAGGGCGGCGGCCCGTCCAGCCCACTTCTGGACGGGTTCGACAACCTCTACGTCGGCCAGCCCGGTGCCATGCTGTCCTTCCCCACGACGCAATGGATCCGCTGGCGCCAGCCGGTGATCGGGATGCCGACCACTCCCCGGATCCTGGCGCCGGGGCAGCTGCTGGTCGTCACCCACCTCGGGCAGGTGCTGGTGTTCGACGCGCACAAAGGCGTCGTCGTGGGAACGCCGCTGGACCTGGTGGCCGGCGTCGACCCGACCGACTCCCAACGCGGGCTCGCCGACTGCGCACCGGCCCGTCCACGCTGCCCGGTGGCCGCCGCGCCGGCGTTCGCGCCGACGCAGGGACTCGTCGTGCTGAGCCTGTGGGAACCCGACGCCGACGCGCCGATCCTGGTCGGGCTGCGGTACCGGCCCGGCCAGACACCGCTGCTGAGCCGCGAATGGACCAGCGACGCCGTCGGCGGTGGACCGTTGGCCAGCCCGGTCTTCTCGGCGGACGGCTCGACGGTGTACGTCAGCGGCCGCGATGAGCACCTGTGGGCGCTCGACGCCACCGACGGCAGCCCGAAGTGGTCGGTGCCGCTGGACTATCTCGCGCAGACACCGCCCTCGGTGTCACCCGACGGGCTGATCGTGGCCGGCGGAGGGCCGGGCGCGAAGCTGGTCGGCATCAAGGACGGCGGCGACAAGGGCGAGGTGAGCTGGACCCGCGACGACGTCACGGCGCTGTCGACGTCCAGCCAGGCCGGCCCGTCGGTGGCCTACACGGTGGTCCGCGACGGTGCAGACGGGCTGGCGCTGATGGTGTTCGACCCCGCCGACGGCCACACCGTCAACAGCTATCCGCTGCCCAAGGCGACCGGCTGGCCCGTCGGCGTGTCGATCGGCGGCGACCGCCGCGTCGTCACCGCCACCAGCGACGGAATGGTCTACGGGTTCGCGCCCGCCTAGAGCGCCAGCATGGGTGCGACGGCGGCGCGCGGCACCGATGCCTGCACCGGGCCTGCGGACTCCGGCAGCAGCGAGCCCTGGGTGAAGAAGAAGATCAGCTCGTCGTCGGTCACCGCGAAGTGCTCGTAGTTGGTCGGATCGTGCCCGCTGCCGCTGGGAATCGGATCCGTCGTGCCGTACTCGTTTTGCAGGTACCGGTTGACCTCGGGATAGATCACGTCGAGCGGGTCGCTACCCGGTTTGAACAAGGTCTCGAAGGTGATCGGCGCGTTCTTGGCGACGTTCCAGTTGAACGACTGGTAGTAGGTCTGCGGGTGCGCGCCGCCGATGTTCTGCCACACCGTGAACACCAGGCTGCGGGTGCCCGCGGTCGGCGGCCCCGACCGGTAGCTGGTGCCGGTCGCGTCCAGTTCGTACGGCAGGTTGTAGGAATCGGGCATGCCCGCGACGTTGACGAAGCCGTCTCGGGCCTGGGTCAGGTAGGCCACCACCGGCGCGGGATCGGGGTAGCCGTTGGGAAAGGTGAAGTCCAGTTGGTAGGTGGGTCCCTCGGCGTGCACCCGACACGTCTGGTCGGGTTCCAGCACACCGCCGAGGTCTTGGCACGCGGTTTGTGCCCCGGCGACCGGGGCGCCGATGAAGCCGACGAAGACAGCTGCTGCCAGCAGAGCAGTTCCTGTGAGAATGCGCATCGTCGAACATCCTTGCAGCAGGCCCCGGCAACCGCACCGGCGCGTCAGGAACAGCGTACGTAACCGCTCACCGCGACGGACGACAAATGAATGCCGTTGCCCGGCTTGCCGGCCCGGTTCCGATGCGGGTGATGATTGCCGAAGCCGGTGTCGATCCGCGCAGCCGCAACCTCGACCGCAAGGCGTCGGGGTCCACGTCGACGCCGCGTACCAGGATCTCCAGCGCCCCGATGTCGCGCGCCGAAAGCGCCTGGCGCAGTCGCCGTTCGCTGTAGCCGATTTGCTCGAGCACCTCGAAACCGCGTACCCCGTCGGGCAACCGATCCCCCGACAGATAGGCGATGTCGCGGTCGAGTTGCCACAACCGGTGCCGCGTCGCGTAATGCCGCACCAGGCCCGCGCGCACGACGGCGCCGTCGGGGTCGACGATCCAGCGCCCGGCCGGCGCCACCGCGCAGTCGGCGGGGTCGGCATCGGTGAGCTGCTCACCGGTGTCCAGGATCGTGGCGCGCCGGGTGACCCCCGCCGCGGCCAGCGCCGCCGACCACAGACAGGCCTCCCGCACACTGCCCGCCAGCGACGTCGCCTCGATCTCGCCGGTGAAGCCGAGGTCGCGCACCGCGCTGAAGTCTATTCCGGGGGCACACTTTACGACGACATCGGAACCGCGGTACACCGCCAGCAGGGCGTCCAGCGCCGGGGTGTAGTCCCGCGGGTCGAATCGGCGTCGTCCGCCGCGGCGCCGCGCGGGATCAAGCAGGACGACGGCACCGCGGGTGATCGGGCGCAGCGCGTCGGCGCGGCACAACTCGACACCCCCCACGTTGTGCCGGGCCATCGCCAGCCGCACCGGGTCGATATCGCTGCCGAGCAGGGTGTCTGCCGAATCGGCAAGGGCGGCAAGCTCAGTGCCGATCGAACAGGTGGCGTCGTGCACGCGTCTGCCGACCAGACGTCGCGCGCGATGCCGCGCCACCGGTTCGGCGGTGGCCTGCTGCAGCGCCTCGTCGGTGAACAGCCAGTCCCCGGCGCGGGCGAGTTTGGTCGCGGCCTTGCGCCGCAACATCGTCGTTTCCACCAGCACCGCGGCGTGCACACCGAAACGTTCACGCGCCCAAGCGATATCGGCGACCAGGGTGGAATCGGTCAGCGGGCGCGCGGCGATCTCGCCCAACGCCTGCGCTCCGGCGCCGCTGCGCAGGTAACCGACGTGCTCGAGGCCGAACTTCAGGACGGCTTGACCCCGGTCACCATCACGTTGTAGAACCAGCTCTTCGGGACGAAGCGACGCCAGACGTTGTCGTCGACCCAGCTCAACGTGATCCAACTGTGGAACGCGAACTTGGCGTAGCCCCAACCCAGCCGGCCCGGCGGTACCGCGGCCTCGAACGTGCGAAGCGGCCAGCCCAACATAGCGGCAGTGAATTCGGTTGTGGCGGTGGATACTTCGATCGCACCGGCGTTTTGCGCCATCCGTTCCAGATCGGCCGGGTCGAACGTGTGCAGGTCGACAACTGCTTCCAGCGCCGCCGCGCGCGACGACTCGTCGAGCTCGGCCTGCGGTCGGCGCCAGCCGCCGAGTCCGGGCAGCCGGGTCGCGTTCGTCACCGCCCGCCACGTCAACGTCGACAACGGCCTGGCGTAGGTTTCCCCGGCATTCGTCGGCTCACCGGCGAACACGAACCGGCCACCGGGTTTGAGCACCCGCACCACCTCACGCAGCGACAGCTCGACGTCGGGGATGTGGTGCAGCACCGCGTGTCCGACAACCAGATCGAACGTGTCATCGTCGTACGGGATGCCCTCGGCGTCGGCCACCCGGCCGTCGATCTGCAGGCCGAGGTTCTCGCCGTTGCGGGTGGCGACCTTGACCATGCCCGGGGACAGGTCGGTCACCGAGCCGCGCCGCGCGACGCCGGCCTGGATCAGGTTGAGCAGGAAGAACCCGCTGCCGCAGCCGAGTTCGAGCGCCCGGTCGTAGGGCAGGTTGCGCAGTTCCTGCTCGGGCACCGTGGCATCGAACAGGTCGCGCGCGTAGTCGACGCAACGCTTGTCATAGGAGATCGACCACTTGTCGTCGTAGCTCTCGGCTTCCCAGTCGTGGTAGAGCACCTGCGCCAGCTTGGAGTCGTGGCGGGCCGCCTCTACCTGCTCCGCGGTGGCGTGCGGATTAGGAGCCGGCTCGCGTGCGCCGGTTTCGTCGAGACTCATGGCAGGCAGCCTAGACGGCGAAGGTGGCCTTGGCCGCAGCCAGTACCTGGGGCGAATGCTCGACGAACCGGGCGGCCCATGCCACCGCCGCATCGTAGACACCGTCGGGTGCGACCATCTGGTCGATCAGGCCCAGCGCCAGCGCCTCCTTCGCATCGACGAACCGGCCGCTGAACACCAGATCCTTGGCCTTGCTCGCGCCGACGGCGTCGGTCAGCCGTGACGTGCCGCCCGCGGGCACCAGCCCGGCGAGGATCTCCGTCACCCCGAACTTGACGTTGTCGCCGGCCACCCGCCAGTCCGCGCCAAGCGCGAGGGTCAGCCCGCCGCCAAGGGCGTACCCGGTGATGGCGGCCACCGTCGGTTTGGGGACCGCGGCCAGCGCGTCGACGGCGGCGCGGCAGTCCCTGGCGGCGACGGCGGCCTCGGCGGTGTTCAGCGTGCGCCGTTCTGCGACGTCGTCGCCTGCCGAGAAGATCTCGTGTCCGCCGAACACGACGACGGCGCGCACGTCGTCGCGGCCGCCGACGTCGGCCGCCGCGGCAGCGAGCTCGCGGTACATCTGACGGGTCAGCGCGTTGGTCGGGGGCCGCGACAGCAGCAGCGTGGCGATACCGGGCTGCTGATCACCGGTGTGGATGCTGACGAACTCGCTCATGCCAGCGGTGCACCCGGGGTGTAGTTGTCGGGCGCCCGGTGGTTGCGGGCGGCGTTGTAGCGGTCGCTGTCGAAGAACTCGATCTCCCAGTTGCCGTTCCTGGCGGCCAGATGCGGTTCGATGGCAACGATCCGGCGTTCCACGGCAAGCACTTCGGCGACCGTCCGGCCGGCCAGCGAGTCCAGCTGCGTCCACGTCGGGGGCAGCAGGAACGTCTTGGAGTCGGCGAAGTCCTGAAGGGCTTCCTCGGGGGTGATCCAGTCCGCGGCGTCGGTTTCGGTGTTCTCCCCGTCGGCCCGCTGCCCATCCGGAAGCGCCGCGACGAAGAAGTACGTGTCGTAGCGGCGGGTGCGCTCCTCTTTCGGTGTCACCCAGTTCGCCCACGGACGAAGCAGATCGGCACGCAACACCAACTTCTCGGTGCGCAGGAAGTCGGCGAACGACAGCGACCGGTCGACCAGCGCCTGGCGTTCGTCGCGGTACACCGACGCGTCGTCGACGAGCACGTCGGAGTCGTCGGCGGCACCGGCGAACAGCACACCGGATTCCTCGAACGTCTCGCGGGCGGCCGCGCACACCAACGCCTCGGCCAGCTCGACGTCCACACCGAGCCGCTCGGCCCACCACGACGGTCCCGGACCCATCCACGCGATGTCGGCGTTGCGGTCACGGTCATCGACCCCGCCGCCGGGAAAGACCATCACCCCGCCGACGAACTCCATCGCCGAATGCCGCCGCATCAGAAACACTTCCACTCCCCGACCCGCGTGCGGGACCTTGTCGCGGATGAGCATCACGGTCGAAGCGGGCCGCGGTGTCAGAGGTGGTTCGGCTGGTTGTTCGGTCATGCACGTCTCCTATGGGCCGCCCGGGAGCGGGTGCGGCGGGCGAAGTAACGCCCGTCGATGACATCGACAGCGATCGACTGCCCGAACGCATTCGACAGGTTCTGCGCGGTCAACACGTCGGGCAGCAGCCCCGAATCGACCACCTGTCCCTCGGCGAGGATCAGGCAGTGGGTGAAGCCGGGCGGGATCTCCTCGACATGGTGCGTCACCAGCACCAGCGCCGGTGAATCCGGGTCGGCGGCCAGGTCGGCCAGCCGGGCCACCAGTTCCTCGCGCCCGCCGAGGTCGAGCCCGGCGGCCGGTTCGTCGAGCAGCAACAGCTCGGGGTCGGTCATCATCGACCGCGCGATGAGCACCCGCTTGCGCTCGCCTTCTGACAGGGTGCCGTAGGTGCGGTCGGCCAGGTGCTCGGCCCCCACGCTTTCCAGGATCTCGACGGCCTGGTGGTAGTCCACCTCGTCGTATTTCTCGCGCCACCGGCCCATCACCGCGTAGCCGGCCGACACCACCAGGTCACGCACCAGTTCGCCGCCGGGCACCCGTTGCGCCAGCGCCGAGCTGCTCAGGCCGACCCGCGACCGCAGTTCGAAGGTGTCGACCCGGCCGAGCCGCTCACCGAGCACGTGCGCGGTGCCCGACGACGGATGCTCCATCGCGGCGGCGATACGCAGCAGCGACGTCTTACCCGCACCGTTGGGGCCGATGATCACCCAGCGTTCGTCCAGCTCGACCGACCAGGTGATCGGTCCGACGAGGACCTGGCCGCCCCGGCGCAGCGAGACCTCGGCGAAATCGATCAGCAGGTCGGGGTCGGCTGCATCGTCGGTGACTGGCACCCGCCCATCGTAGTCAAGTGATTTCGGTGTAGTTGGTCACGCTCACCGTGACCAACTACACCGAAATCCCTCAGGAGTGGTGCGGGAAGCGCAACCGGATCAGCTCTAGTTCGCGGGCGATCCGCTCAGCGTCGCGATCGGCGAAATCGACGCAACCGCTGGGCGGCTGCCAACTGAACAGCTTGCTCAGTTCCCGGCCCAGCCGCGAAGCCCAATTCGTTGTCATCACCCGATCGTGGTGGCCAACTGGCTTGCTATTCAATAGCCAGTTAGCAGATACTGGCCTGCAAATGACCGTTGATATGCCCGCGCAGGCGCTCAACGCGAGCCTTTTGGCCCGCACTCTGGGGAACTGGCGCACATCCAGTCGCAGCGGACCCGCGTACCAGGGGCTCGCCAACGCCATCCGGTTGCTGATCGTCGACGGGCGTCTGCCGGTCGGGGCGCAACTGCCCAGTGAACGTGCGCTCGCCGAGGCGCTGCGGGTGTCACGCACCACGGTCACCGCCGCCTACGCCGAGCTGCGCGACGACGGCTACCTCAACGCGCGCCGCGGTGCGCGCAGCACGACCGCGCTTCCCGTGACCCCCGACGTGCGCACCGAGGCCGCGGCGGCGTCGGTGAGCCTGGCCGCGGCGGCGCTGGCCGCACCCGCGGCCGCCGTCGCCGAGGCGTTCGCGGAGGCCACCCATGACGTGACGCCGTATCTGCACGTACCGGGCCACGAACTCATCGGCGTTCCCGCGCTCCGTCAGGCCATCGCCGAAAGGTATTGCGAACGCGGGCTTCCCACCGAACCCGACGAGATCATGGTGACCACGGGCGCGCAGCACGCGATCGGCCTGATCCTCACCACCTACGTGCAGGCCGGGGACCGCGTGCTCGTCGAACAGCCCACCTACCACGGTGCGCTGTTATCGATCACCACCGCAGGGGCGCGACCCGTTCCGGTCGCGATGACCGAGGACGGCTGGGACCTCGACGCGCTGCAGGCGTCCGTGCACCAACTGTCGCCCAACCTGGCCTACCTGATCCCGGACAACCACAACCCCACCGGGCTGACGATGCCTGTGCCGCAGCGGAAACAGGTGGCGGGCATCATCGCCGAGACCCGCACCCGCACCGTCATCGACGAATCGATCATGGACATGTGGCTGGATCAGCCGGTACCCCCTCCGCTGGCGGCCGAAGTGACCTCACGGCGTGACCTGGTGCTGACGATCGGTTCGATGTCCAAGTCGTTCTGGGGCGGGCTTCGGGTGGGCTGGATCCGCGCCGAACGGTCCACCATCGCGACCATCGCCTCGTTGCGCCCGTCCATCGACATGGGCACGGCGGTATTCGAACAATGCGCGGCGGCAAGACTTCTCGTCCGCCACCACGAACTGCTGCCCGAGCGCCGCGAGATCCTGCGCGCCCGGCGGGCGCACCTGCTGATCCTGTTGCACCGTCACCTGCCCGACTGGGAGCCGGGCCACGGCGTCGGCGGCATGTCGCTGTGGGTGCGGCTGCCCGCGCCGATGAGCACGGCGTTGGCGGCCGCGGCCTCCCGGCTCGGCCTCGACCTGCCCGCCGGTCCGCGGTTCGGCGTCAACGGCACACTCGAGCGGTTCGTCCGCGTGCCCTACACCCTGCCCGAGGAACAGCTGGACACCGCCGTCGAACTGCTCGCCCGCGCATGGCACAGCGTGACCGGCTCGGCAGCCCCCCAACCCACGACCGTGGTGGTCTAGCTTGTCTTCGGTGCGAGCAGAACCGGGCGGCTACTCGTCGTCGGGGATCTCGACGCGGCGCATCACGCCGTCGCGGGCATCGGCCGCCTCGATCTCGCTGCGGGTGATGCCGAGGATGAACAGCACAGTGTCCAGGTAGGGATAGCTCAGCGACGCGTCGGCGACCTCCCGCAACGCCGGCTTGGCGTTGAACGCCACGCCCAGCCCCGCAGCCGACAGCATGTCGATGTCGTTGGCGCCATCGCCCACCGCCACCGTCTGCTCCATCGGCACACCGGCCTGCTGGGCGAAATCGCGCAGGGCCTTGGCTTTTCCGGCCCGGTCGATGATGGGTCCGACCACCCGCCCGGTCAGCTTGCCGTCGATGATCTCGAGTTCGTTGGCCGCGACGAAATCCATCATCAACTCGTGTGCGAGCGGCGCGATGACCTGCCGGAAGCCGCCGGACACGATGCCGCAGTGATAGCCGAGGCGGCGCAGCGTGCGCAACGTGGTTCGCGCACCGGGGGTCAGCTCGATCTGCTCGCCGACGTCCTCGAGCACCGACGCCGGCAGACCCGCGAGCGTCGCGACGCGACGGTTCAGCGATTCGGTGAAGTCGAGTTCGCCGCGCATCGCCGCCTCGGTGACCTCGGCGACCGCGGCCTCCGCGCCGACGCGCGCGGCGAGCATCTCGATGACCTCACCCTGGATCAGGGTGGAATCGACGTCGAACACGATGAGCCGCTTGGCCCGTCGCGACAGGCTGTAGTCCTCGAGCGCGATGTCGATCTTCTCGGCGACCGCGACGCGGGCCAGCGCCTTCTGCAGCTGCCCGTAGACGCCGTCGGCCGGCACCGACACCCGCAGCTCCAAACCCGTTACCGGGTAGTCGGATACGCCGCGAATGGTGTCGATGTTCACCCCGAGCGCCGCGAGTTCGCGGGCCACCACGCCGAACGCTTCAGCGGCGATCGGTCGGCCCAGCACGACGATGGTGTGGGTCGATGGTGCGCGCAGCACCGGCAGGGTGTCGCTGGGTTCGATGGTGACGTCCAGGCCGACGCCGTGGATGGCGGCCGTCACCTCGTCGCGCAACTGCGTGCCCGCGGCGACGCCGACGGACGCGGCGACCAGCACACCCAGCGTCAACCGGCCGCGGATGACGACCTGTTCGACGTTGAGCAGCTCGACCTTGTGCCGCGACAGCACCTCGAACAACGCCGACGTGACACCGGGTTGATCACGTCCTGTGACGGTGATCAACAGCGATGAGCGGTTGCGCGCCTGGCCGGTCACGGCCGCCCGTCGGGAGGCTCGACCGGCAAACCCACTTTCGGCACGCTCATCGCCGAAACACCGTGTCCCTAACTGGATTGGTCGACGAGCCGCGCGTCCGCCGGTTCATGGGCACGTCCGATGTGTGCTTCGGCGCGCATCCGCTCCACCATGTGCGGGTAGTGCAGCTCGAACGCGGGCCGCTCCGAACGGATCCGGGGCAGCTCGGTGAAGTTGTGCCGCGGCGGCGGGCAGGAGGTCGCCCACTCCAGCGAGTTGCCGTAGCCCCACGGATCATCCACGGTGACCGGTTCGCCGTAGCGCCAGCTCTTGAACACGTTCCAGGTGAACGGCAGCACCGACACACCCAGGATGAACGCACCGATCGTGGAGACGACGTTGAGCGTGGTGAACCCGTCGGTGGGCAGGTAGTCGGCGTAACGACGCGGCATGCCCTCGTTACCCAGCCAGTGCTGCACCAGGAACGTGGCGTGGAAACCGATGAACGTCAACCAGAAGTGCAGCTTGCCCAATCGCTCGTCGAGCATCCGCCCGGTCATCTTCGGGAACCAGAAATAGATGCCGGCATAGGTGGCGAACACGATCGTGCCGAACAGCACGTAGTGGAAGTGCGCCACCACGAAATACGAGTCGTGAACGTGGAAGTCCAGCGGCGGGCTGGCCAACAGCACACCGGACAGGCCACCGAGCAGGAACGTCAGCAGGAAGCCGATCGAGAACAGCATCGGCGTTTCAAACGTCAACTGCCCCTTCCACATCGTGCCGATCCAATTGAAGAACTTGATCCCGGTCGGCACCGCGATCAAAAACGTCATGAACGAGAAGAACGGCAGCAGCACGGCGCCGGTCGCGTACATGTGGTGTGCCCACACCGCGACCGACAGCGCTGCAATACCGATGGTGGCGTAGATCAGGGTGGTGTAGCCGAAGACCGGCTTGCGGGAGAACACCGGGAAGATCTCGCTGACGATGCCGAAGAACGGCAACGCGATGATGTACACCTCGGGATGGCCGAAGAACCAGAACAGGTGCTGATACAACAACACACCACCGTTCGCCGGGTCGTAGATGTGCCCGCCGAGGTGCCGGTCATAGGCCAGCCCGAACAGCGCCGCGGTCAACAGCGGGAACACCATCAACACCAGGATCGACGTCACCAGGATGTTCCAGGTGAAGATCGGCATCCGGAACATCGTCATCCCCGGGGCGCGCATGCACACCACGGTGGTGATCATGTTGACCCCGCCCAGGATGGTGCCCAGGCCGGCCACCGCCAGGCCGAGGATCCACAGGTCACCGCCCGCGCCCGGGGAGTGCAGCGCGTTGGACAGCGGCGCATACGCGGTCCAGCCGAAGTCAGCCGCCCCACCGGGGGTGGCAAACCCGCTCAGGGCGATCAGTGCGCCGAACAGGAACAGCCAGTACGAGAACGCGTTGAGCCGCGGGAACGCCACGTCGGGCGCACCGATCTGCAGCGGCAGCACCAGGTTGGCGAAGCCGAACACGACCGGGGTCGCGTAGAACAGCAGCATCACCGTGCCGTGCATGGTGAACAGCTGGTTGAACTGCTCGTTGGACAGGAACTGCAGCCCCGGCGCCGTCAACTCGGTGCGCATGAACAGTGCCATCAACCCGCCGATGAAGAAGAAGATGAAGCAGGTGACGACATACATGATGCCGATCAGCTTGTGATCGGTGGTCGTGATCAGGTTGTAGAGCAGGTTGCCCTTGGGTCCCATCCGCTCCGGAAAGGGACGGCGAGCCTCGAGTTGTCCGATCGGGGGCGCTTGCGCTACCAACAGGTCCTCCATACGTCTGGTCGGGGCTTCCCCGCAGTCATCAACGATGAATCCTAGCTTCTCTAAAAGCCGGGACGCGGGGTGGTCCTACAAACCGTCGTATATGGCTCGCGACGGCGGTTGACCAGCGCGGAACTCCCAGATGTTACCGTCGGCGACGTGCTGATCAGCGGAGCGCGCGCAGGCGTGCGGGCGGCCCGATCCGCGGCGCCTCTCATCGCGGCCGCCGTGGCGACGACGCTGATCAGCGGGTGCGGTGGGGTCGGCGGGGACGCGCCGGCGCCCGACGCCGAGTCGGTCATCACCAGCACGACGAAGATTGCTGGTGCGGGCGTGCTCGGAAACCAGCGTCGCCCCGACGAGTCCTGCGCCCCCGAACCCGCCGCCGTCGACCAGGGCCCGCCGGACCGTCTCGTCCGCCACGCCGCAGGCGAAACGGAGGTGCGCGCAGATCCGCAGCGCATCGTGGTGCTCTCCGGCGATCAGCTCGACGCGCTGTGCGCGCTGGGCCTGCAGTCACGCGTGGTGGCCGCGGCCCTGCCGGACGGCTCCCC
This region includes:
- the ctaD gene encoding aa3-type cytochrome oxidase subunit I produces the protein MVAQAPPIGQLEARRPFPERMGPKGNLLYNLITTTDHKLIGIMYVVTCFIFFFIGGLMALFMRTELTAPGLQFLSNEQFNQLFTMHGTVMLLFYATPVVFGFANLVLPLQIGAPDVAFPRLNAFSYWLFLFGALIALSGFATPGGAADFGWTAYAPLSNALHSPGAGGDLWILGLAVAGLGTILGGVNMITTVVCMRAPGMTMFRMPIFTWNILVTSILVLMVFPLLTAALFGLAYDRHLGGHIYDPANGGVLLYQHLFWFFGHPEVYIIALPFFGIVSEIFPVFSRKPVFGYTTLIYATIGIAALSVAVWAHHMYATGAVLLPFFSFMTFLIAVPTGIKFFNWIGTMWKGQLTFETPMLFSIGFLLTFLLGGLSGVLLASPPLDFHVHDSYFVVAHFHYVLFGTIVFATYAGIYFWFPKMTGRMLDERLGKLHFWLTFIGFHATFLVQHWLGNEGMPRRYADYLPTDGFTTLNVVSTIGAFILGVSVLPFTWNVFKSWRYGEPVTVDDPWGYGNSLEWATSCPPPRHNFTELPRIRSERPAFELHYPHMVERMRAEAHIGRAHEPADARLVDQSS
- the serB gene encoding phosphoserine phosphatase SerB; the encoded protein is MTGQARNRSSLLITVTGRDQPGVTSALFEVLSRHKVELLNVEQVVIRGRLTLGVLVAASVGVAAGTQLRDEVTAAIHGVGLDVTIEPSDTLPVLRAPSTHTIVVLGRPIAAEAFGVVARELAALGVNIDTIRGVSDYPVTGLELRVSVPADGVYGQLQKALARVAVAEKIDIALEDYSLSRRAKRLIVFDVDSTLIQGEVIEMLAARVGAEAAVAEVTEAAMRGELDFTESLNRRVATLAGLPASVLEDVGEQIELTPGARTTLRTLRRLGYHCGIVSGGFRQVIAPLAHELMMDFVAANELEIIDGKLTGRVVGPIIDRAGKAKALRDFAQQAGVPMEQTVAVGDGANDIDMLSAAGLGVAFNAKPALREVADASLSYPYLDTVLFILGITRSEIEAADARDGVMRRVEIPDDE
- a CDS encoding PLP-dependent aminotransferase family protein yields the protein MTVDMPAQALNASLLARTLGNWRTSSRSGPAYQGLANAIRLLIVDGRLPVGAQLPSERALAEALRVSRTTVTAAYAELRDDGYLNARRGARSTTALPVTPDVRTEAAAASVSLAAAALAAPAAAVAEAFAEATHDVTPYLHVPGHELIGVPALRQAIAERYCERGLPTEPDEIMVTTGAQHAIGLILTTYVQAGDRVLVEQPTYHGALLSITTAGARPVPVAMTEDGWDLDALQASVHQLSPNLAYLIPDNHNPTGLTMPVPQRKQVAGIIAETRTRTVIDESIMDMWLDQPVPPPLAAEVTSRRDLVLTIGSMSKSFWGGLRVGWIRAERSTIATIASLRPSIDMGTAVFEQCAAARLLVRHHELLPERREILRARRAHLLILLHRHLPDWEPGHGVGGMSLWVRLPAPMSTALAAAASRLGLDLPAGPRFGVNGTLERFVRVPYTLPEEQLDTAVELLARAWHSVTGSAAPQPTTVVV